The Emys orbicularis isolate rEmyOrb1 chromosome 4, rEmyOrb1.hap1, whole genome shotgun sequence genomic sequence GGGAAACTGTCTCAATTTTGTACAATTTACCATTTCTCTCCCCTAGAATATCAGAGGAAATTCTGACACTCATCAACATTCAGTATTTGCTATCAAACATAACAAACCAAGGATGAGAACTGGTGAAGACAAAAATTCTGAGATGTGGGACTCATCGGAATATGCTACATCTATACCCTAATATGAAAAATGAAAAGGTAAAAATTGTGATAGGAAATTCAGACCTGGCAAAACTTTCTACTTACAGTAGAAATAAAGCGATTATggcagtgctttaaaaaaaaaaaaggaaaaacaacataaaatgataaaaggtttcaGGGATTTACACTGGCCTTTGGACTACTGTCTTAATGGATCACAGAGTCAATTCCCATTAACCAGTAACTGCTTTTGAAACAATAGTTACCTTTCAAACCATAGCTTTATGCTCTGCATAAGAGCTTCTCCAGGATATAGTTGATTTTCTCTCAGATACAAGAGGATTCCTAAGAGTTCACTGTTTAACTGATCGTCCTTCACACATTTGCCAGTATCAAAAACGACCTGCAGCGTATCCAAGTTTGGTATCAAACCCTTAGCCAGCATTTCATGATACAGTTCACATGCCAAGTTTATTTCTTGGTTATTGAGGGCCCCTTTGATACAATCTCCATAGTTCCCTTTTGATGGGGTCATGACTTTTTTTATCTCTTCCAGTAGCGACAAGGCCTCTCTCCACCGATTGGAACCACTCAGCCCCTTGATTAGAAGGCTGTAAGCCCCAGTTTCTAAAGTCTTAAATCTGACTTTCATTATATCATAGACATCATAAACTTCTGCCATCTGCTCCTGCCGGACACACACAGCCAGGTACTTGACCAATAAATTATAACTGATGTCACCTTTTCTCATTGCCACCATAGACAGCAAGGACTTGGCCACATCTATGGAGCTGTTGCATTTGATCATTTGCTCTAGCATTATATCTTCAAACTTGCTAATTCCCTTAAATTCTCCCCTCAGCTCTTCCCATTCCGCCACACTCAAAGGTTTTTCTGGGGGCCGGATACCATTCTTTTTAGATATCATGAGCAGTTCCTCTTGGTTCTTTGATCTCCTCTTGGCAGCTCCAGCAGAGAACAGGGAAAAAGGATGAGGAGAAGAGGTGTCTCCTCTGGCCCTGCCCTCCTTTTCCTCTCCATCTCTACCTTTAGATCTGGTCTTAGTAGATAGCATATGAGTTGCTTTGGGATCCACTGGTATTGCGGATTGAGAAGTGGTAGTAAAAGGGAAACATTTAACATGTTTCCTGTTCGGGAGATGGAAGATGACAGCAAACAGCTGTTGGCGCCTTGGAACAGGCCAAAACATGGGGTATTTCCCCAAAGTCTGCAAACCCGAGAAGCTAGTGGGACGGAAGAAAGCCATGATGAGGAGAATGCATATAATGGGAACACTCCCCAAGAGAGATCTAGTGGGAAGTGAAGTTTGTGTAAGGAAGTTTATAGTAAAAGTCTTAAGGGATGTCAAGCTGTGAAAGTTTTTGAATAAAGGTCACAAGGGAGCTTTTAAGACtctcattaaaacaaaaatagcaaAATCCTTCATCACCA encodes the following:
- the PRORP gene encoding mitochondrial ribonuclease P catalytic subunit, yielding MAFFRPTSFSGLQTLGKYPMFWPVPRRQQLFAVIFHLPNRKHVKCFPFTTTSQSAIPVDPKATHMLSTKTRSKGRDGEEKEGRARGDTSSPHPFSLFSAGAAKRRSKNQEELLMISKKNGIRPPEKPLSVAEWEELRGEFKGISKFEDIMLEQMIKCNSSIDVAKSLLSMVAMRKGDISYNLLVKYLAVCVRQEQMAEVYDVYDIMKVRFKTLETGAYSLLIKGLSGSNRWREALSLLEEIKKVMTPSKGNYGDCIKGALNNQEINLACELYHEMLAKGLIPNLDTLQVVFDTGKCVKDDQLNSELLGILLYLRENQLYPGEALMQSIKLWFESIPGEKWEGHLTTIKNSGKCPVCNQNLEAIHLSQEEYNALKEKIIKDVIQGTDTFRKTTPQELEEFQNFVGNHPPYDIVIDGLNVANVSKKRNQSQTLLDVVFHLAQQNLRLLVLGRKHMLTGSHSWKRHMVAAMQKKADFFFAENVSEDDPFLLYATLHSGSHCKFLTRDLLRDHKACLPDSLTRHLFFKWQRGHQMVLSHYWPGKRIKFQPILTYDTVVQTTGDTWHIPYDDQLVERYSYEVPTKWLCLQRK